The Actinomycetota bacterium genome includes the window ACCCATCCAGATCGAGCAGGGGTACTCGATCACCTATCTGCACTCCTACGGCCAGGACAGCCCCTGGTTTGCCGGAGCGACGAACAAAAAGCTGCTCGCAAGCCGTGATCCGGAGACCGGCTACACGTATGCGACGCCGCGGGGCCACGATATGTACACGGGCGAAGAAACCGAGTGGGTGGATATCACGGATCGGAAGGCCTCGGTGCATGCCGTCACGGTCTGCTACTTCGGATCCGAAGAGTTCCTTCCCGAGACTCCGTACGTGCTCGCGTTGATCCAATACGAGGGTGTGGACACGCTGTTCCTCACGAGGCTGATGGGTGTCGATCCCGACGCAGTCTCACTCGATTGGATCGACATGGAAGTGAAGCCCCGCTTCCTGCGCAACTCGAAACTCAAGCC containing:
- a CDS encoding nucleotide-binding protein — translated: MAPIQIEQGYSITYLHSYGQDSPWFAGATNKKLLASRDPETGYTYATPRGHDMYTGEETEWVDITDRKASVHAVTVCYFGSEEFLPETPYVLALIQYEGVDTLFLTRLMGVDPDAVSLDWIDMEVKPRFLRNSKLKPTDVYFVPA